The following are encoded in a window of Pseudomonas multiresinivorans genomic DNA:
- the ptrR gene encoding putrescine utilization regulator PtrR → MDLVQLEIFCAVATHKSIAAAAQAMHRVPSNLTTRIKQLEADLGADLFIRENNRLRLSLAGHDFLVYATRILGLVEEARVVVSGKEPTGRFPIGSLESTAAVRIPRLLARYHQQYPKVELDLSTGPSGEMIDGVIAGELIAAFVDGPIRHPALEGVPVFDEEMLVVAPSHHAPIRRGQDADGEMIYVFRDNCSYRHHFERWFAADGAAPGAIRELESYHSMLACVSAGGGLAVMPRSMLSNMPGSASVSAWPMAGDFARLNTWLIWRSDSRSRSLELFRQLVDEQAAALDMAGA, encoded by the coding sequence ATGGATCTGGTCCAGCTGGAAATCTTCTGTGCCGTGGCGACCCACAAAAGCATCGCTGCCGCCGCCCAGGCCATGCACCGGGTGCCGTCCAACCTCACCACGCGGATCAAGCAGCTGGAAGCAGACCTGGGTGCCGACCTGTTCATCCGCGAGAACAATCGCCTGCGGCTGTCCCTGGCCGGGCACGACTTCCTCGTCTACGCCACGCGCATCCTCGGCCTGGTGGAGGAGGCGAGGGTGGTGGTCTCCGGCAAGGAGCCCACCGGGCGCTTTCCCATCGGCTCGCTGGAGAGCACCGCGGCAGTTCGCATCCCGCGCCTGCTGGCGCGCTACCACCAGCAGTACCCGAAGGTAGAGCTGGACCTTTCCACCGGGCCTTCGGGCGAGATGATCGACGGAGTGATCGCCGGCGAACTGATCGCGGCCTTCGTCGATGGGCCGATCAGGCATCCGGCGCTCGAGGGCGTGCCGGTGTTCGACGAGGAGATGCTGGTCGTCGCGCCGTCTCACCATGCGCCGATCCGGCGCGGCCAGGACGCCGATGGCGAGATGATCTACGTATTCCGCGACAACTGCTCCTATCGCCATCACTTCGAGCGCTGGTTCGCCGCCGATGGTGCGGCGCCCGGCGCCATCCGCGAGCTGGAGTCCTACCACAGCATGCTCGCCTGCGTGAGCGCCGGCGGCGGCCTGGCGGTGATGCCGCGCAGCATGCTGAGCAACATGCCCGGCAGCGCCTCGGTCAGCGCCTGGCCCATGGCTGGCGACTTCGCCCGCCTGAACACCTGGCTGATCTGGCGCAGCGACTCGCGTTCGCGCTCGCTGGAGCTGTTCCGCCAGTTGGTCGACGAACAGGCGGCGGCGCTGGACATGGCCGGTGCGTGA
- the aguA gene encoding agmatine deiminase has translation MSRTHSTMPKADGFRLPGEFEPKARCWLGWPERPDVWRNGGKPAQKIWVEVVTAIASSEPVTVCASAAQYANARRMLPEQVRVVEMTCNDTWFRDSGPAFLVNDETGEMRGVDFQFNAYGGLDGGLYYPWDKDDQIAQKILEIEGFDRYRASIIAEMGSIRSDGQGTLLTTEQCLLNRNRNAHLGKEEVTRRLCDYLGAEQVIWLPRGCKFDETDGHVDDLACFVRPGVVVMQWTDDRDDPQWEIYQEAYDVLCSARDARGNALEVHKLPQPRVLEWTAAEAEGLDQVDGSFDRQEGTKICASYINFYTGNSAIVMPFFNDPNDRIAQGVLAELFPEKRVIGIDNSREILLGGGNIGCITMPQYAASARRS, from the coding sequence ATGTCCCGCACCCACTCGACAATGCCCAAGGCGGACGGCTTCCGCCTGCCCGGCGAATTCGAACCCAAGGCCCGCTGCTGGCTGGGCTGGCCGGAGCGGCCGGACGTCTGGCGCAACGGCGGCAAGCCGGCGCAGAAAATCTGGGTCGAGGTGGTGACGGCTATTGCCAGCAGCGAGCCGGTCACCGTCTGCGCTTCCGCCGCGCAATACGCCAACGCCCGGCGCATGCTGCCCGAGCAGGTGCGGGTGGTGGAAATGACCTGCAACGACACCTGGTTCCGCGACAGCGGCCCGGCCTTCCTGGTGAATGACGAAACCGGCGAGATGCGTGGCGTGGACTTCCAGTTCAACGCCTACGGTGGTCTCGACGGCGGCCTCTACTACCCCTGGGACAAGGACGACCAGATCGCGCAGAAGATCCTCGAGATTGAAGGCTTCGACCGTTATCGCGCGTCGATCATCGCCGAGATGGGCAGCATCCGCAGTGACGGCCAGGGCACCCTGCTGACCACCGAGCAGTGCTTGCTCAACCGCAACCGCAATGCTCACCTGGGCAAGGAGGAAGTCACCCGCCGACTCTGCGACTACCTGGGCGCCGAGCAGGTGATCTGGCTGCCCCGTGGCTGCAAGTTCGACGAAACCGACGGCCACGTCGACGATCTTGCCTGCTTCGTGCGGCCCGGCGTAGTGGTGATGCAGTGGACCGACGACCGCGACGACCCGCAGTGGGAGATTTATCAGGAGGCCTACGACGTGCTGTGCAGCGCCCGCGATGCCCGCGGCAATGCGCTGGAGGTGCACAAGCTGCCGCAGCCGCGGGTGCTGGAGTGGACCGCTGCCGAAGCCGAGGGGCTGGACCAGGTCGATGGCAGTTTTGATCGCCAGGAAGGCACGAAGATCTGCGCGTCCTACATCAACTTCTATACCGGCAATTCCGCCATCGTCATGCCGTTCTTCAATGACCCCAACGACCGCATTGCCCAGGGCGTGCTGGCCGAGCTGTTCCCGGAGAAGCGCGTGATCGGCATCGACAACTCGCGGGAAATCCTCCTGGGCGGCGGCAACATCGGCTGCATCACCATGCCCCAGTACGCCGCATCGGCGCGCCGCAGCTGA
- the hemN gene encoding oxygen-independent coproporphyrinogen III oxidase produces MPESMSFNRALVEKYDRPGPRYTSYPTAPQFHGAFAADDYRAAAQRSNHRGNESAAKPLSVYIHIPFCKSLCYYCACNKIITQKTHRAVEYLEYLKREIALQAALFDGSRKLTQLHLGGGTPTYLTSEQLGEVMGSLREHFNLDESDAHEFSIEVDPRTISRERIAELRAQGFNRLSFGVQDFDEQVQQAVNRVQSEQQVFDLVQAAREARFKSVSVDLIYGLPLQTVESFDTTLSKIIALRPDRIAAYSYAHLPERVRAQRLIRREDMPPPERKLELLELTIQRLTEAGYVYIGMDHFSLPDDELTVARNNGTLQRNFQGYSTHADCDLIALGVSSISKVGDTYGQNVKELSQYYARLDQGLLPVHKGYRLTDDDCLRREVISALMCHGRVDYAPLEESHGIRFGEYFEGALRQLQEQVGDGLIELHDDALVLLPQGQLMMRSVAMAFDAYLGGGQQERFSRTI; encoded by the coding sequence ATGCCCGAATCGATGAGTTTCAACCGCGCGCTGGTGGAGAAGTACGACCGTCCCGGCCCGCGCTATACCTCCTATCCCACCGCGCCGCAGTTCCATGGCGCCTTCGCCGCCGACGACTACCGGGCGGCCGCACAGCGCAGTAACCATCGCGGCAACGAAAGCGCGGCCAAGCCGCTCTCGGTGTACATCCACATCCCGTTCTGCAAGAGCCTCTGCTACTACTGCGCCTGCAACAAGATCATCACCCAGAAGACCCACCGCGCCGTGGAGTACCTGGAGTACCTCAAGCGCGAGATCGCCCTGCAGGCGGCGCTGTTCGACGGGTCGCGCAAGCTCACCCAGCTGCATCTGGGCGGCGGCACGCCGACCTACCTGACCAGCGAGCAGCTGGGCGAGGTGATGGGCAGCCTGCGGGAGCATTTCAACCTCGACGAGAGCGATGCCCACGAGTTCTCCATCGAGGTCGACCCGCGCACCATCAGCCGCGAACGCATCGCCGAGCTGCGCGCCCAGGGTTTCAACCGCCTGAGTTTCGGCGTGCAGGATTTCGACGAGCAGGTGCAGCAGGCGGTCAACCGCGTGCAGAGCGAACAGCAGGTCTTCGACCTGGTACAGGCAGCCCGCGAGGCGCGTTTCAAGTCGGTGTCGGTGGACCTGATCTACGGCCTGCCGCTGCAAACGGTGGAGAGTTTCGACACCACGCTGAGCAAGATCATCGCCCTGCGCCCGGACCGCATCGCCGCCTACAGCTACGCCCACCTCCCGGAGCGGGTGCGCGCGCAACGGCTGATCCGCCGCGAGGACATGCCGCCGCCCGAGCGCAAGCTGGAGCTGCTGGAACTGACCATCCAGCGGCTGACCGAGGCGGGCTACGTCTATATCGGCATGGACCACTTTTCCCTGCCGGACGACGAGCTTACGGTCGCACGCAACAACGGCACCCTGCAGCGCAACTTCCAGGGTTATTCGACCCACGCCGACTGTGACCTGATTGCCCTGGGCGTCTCGTCCATCAGCAAGGTCGGCGATACCTACGGGCAGAACGTGAAGGAGCTGTCGCAGTATTACGCGCGGCTCGACCAGGGCCTGCTGCCGGTGCACAAGGGCTACCGCCTGACTGACGACGACTGCCTGCGCCGCGAGGTGATCAGCGCGCTGATGTGCCATGGTCGGGTGGATTACGCGCCGCTGGAGGAGAGCCACGGCATTCGTTTTGGCGAGTACTTCGAAGGGGCGTTGCGGCAGTTGCAGGAGCAGGTTGGCGACGGCCTGATCGAACTGCACGACGATGCGCTGGTGCTGCTGCCCCAGGGGCAACTGATGATGCGCAGCGTGGCCATGGCCTTCGATGCCTACCTGGGCGGTGGGCAGCAGGAGCGTTTCTCGCGCACGATCTGA
- a CDS encoding aldehyde dehydrogenase family protein, protein MNVTPQTHAISRNPATGEVIDSYAFESAEALEQALARAAQGYAGWKRTPIEQRAAALVRLGQALRANANAFAATITAEMGKPITQARGEVEKCAGLCDWYAANGPQMLAAEPTSVEHERAWIEYRPLGPILAVMPWNFPIWQVLRGAVPALLAGNTYVLKHAPNVMGSAYLMLQAFQQADFPAGVFEVINVGNDLVSQAIRDDRIAAVTVTGSVRAGSAIGSQAGAALKKCVLELGGSDAFIVLADADLDVAVKAAVAGRFQNSGQVCAAAKRFIVEDSIADVFTERFVAAARELVMGDPTQAQTYVGPMARFDLRDELDDQVQRTLAEGATLLLGGGKVDGAGNFYQPTVLADVTPDMTSFREELFGPVASIIRAKDARHALELANDSDFGLTATVFTADLARARQMTAELDVGGVFINGYSASDPRVGFGGVKKSGFGRELSHFGVREFCNAQTVWVDRR, encoded by the coding sequence ATGAACGTCACCCCGCAGACCCACGCGATCTCCCGCAACCCCGCCACTGGCGAGGTGATCGACAGCTACGCCTTCGAATCCGCCGAGGCCCTGGAGCAGGCCCTGGCCCGCGCAGCCCAAGGCTATGCCGGCTGGAAGCGCACGCCCATCGAGCAGCGCGCCGCCGCCCTGGTGCGTCTCGGCCAGGCCCTGCGCGCCAATGCCAACGCTTTCGCTGCCACTATCACCGCCGAGATGGGCAAGCCGATCACCCAGGCCCGTGGCGAAGTGGAAAAGTGCGCCGGCCTGTGCGACTGGTACGCCGCCAATGGTCCGCAGATGCTCGCCGCCGAGCCGACCAGCGTGGAGCACGAGCGCGCCTGGATCGAATACCGCCCGCTGGGCCCGATCCTCGCGGTGATGCCGTGGAACTTCCCGATCTGGCAGGTGCTGCGTGGCGCGGTGCCGGCGCTGCTGGCGGGCAACACCTATGTGCTCAAGCATGCGCCGAACGTCATGGGCAGCGCCTACCTGATGCTGCAGGCGTTCCAGCAGGCGGACTTCCCGGCAGGCGTGTTCGAGGTGATCAACGTCGGTAACGACCTGGTCTCCCAGGCCATCCGCGACGACCGCATCGCCGCCGTGACCGTCACCGGCAGCGTGCGCGCCGGTTCGGCCATCGGCTCCCAGGCGGGCGCTGCGCTGAAGAAGTGCGTGTTGGAACTGGGCGGCTCGGACGCCTTTATCGTGCTTGCCGACGCCGACCTCGATGTCGCCGTGAAGGCGGCCGTCGCCGGGCGCTTCCAGAACTCCGGGCAGGTCTGCGCCGCGGCCAAGCGCTTCATCGTCGAGGACAGCATCGCCGACGTCTTCACCGAGCGCTTCGTCGCTGCCGCCCGCGAACTGGTGATGGGCGATCCGACCCAGGCGCAGACCTACGTCGGCCCGATGGCCCGCTTCGACCTGCGCGACGAGCTTGACGACCAGGTGCAGCGCACCCTGGCCGAAGGCGCCACCCTGCTGCTGGGCGGTGGCAAGGTCGACGGCGCAGGCAACTTCTACCAGCCCACCGTGCTGGCCGACGTCACCCCGGACATGACCTCGTTCCGCGAAGAGCTGTTCGGCCCGGTGGCCTCGATCATCCGCGCGAAGGACGCCCGTCATGCGCTGGAGCTGGCCAACGACAGCGATTTTGGTCTGACTGCCACGGTGTTCACCGCCGACCTCGCCCGTGCACGGCAGATGACCGCCGAGCTGGATGTCGGTGGCGTGTTCATCAATGGCTACAGCGCCAGCGATCCCCGCGTCGGCTTCGGTGGCGTGAAGAAGAGCGGCTTCGGTCGCGAACTGTCGCACTTCGGCGTACGCGAGTTCTGCAACGCGCAGACCGTGTGGGTCGACCGCCGCTAA
- a CDS encoding GGDEF domain-containing protein encodes MALDPPTMLTISVALAAAAALYLAIEWRSVRERSLLYWSAGFATITLGSTLALLRMSGYLLVGVWFANGLLVLAHWFFLSGVAKFTEARLSRGWLLVPLTWIALLALPDGGPLWSKLMLLANSWLVALLSLRASYLLRPHGKSLSVGAVQLRYVMLVHGAFYLAKGATVIIPGTLIDLAAFRGEIIQISLVEGAMAIMLIALSMTGTERYRREKRIARLAARDPLTALYNRRALEMRAPRVFEEICPERPGALLLIDIDNFKQVNDLHGHTAGDRLLVALSEMIRAALPERAVAARLGGDEFVILLSNVGGEQVMALADKLREQFQTTATQNFATPQAVTLSIGANLFDQPPASLAALIEQGDAALYESKRGGRDSIRLMDRTLAGGDPLRLG; translated from the coding sequence ATGGCGCTCGATCCACCCACCATGTTGACTATTTCGGTCGCCCTAGCGGCGGCCGCAGCGCTGTATCTGGCCATCGAATGGCGCAGCGTGCGCGAACGCTCGCTGCTCTACTGGAGCGCCGGTTTCGCCACCATCACCCTCGGTTCCACCCTCGCGTTGCTGCGCATGAGCGGCTATCTGCTGGTCGGCGTCTGGTTCGCCAACGGCCTGCTGGTGCTGGCGCACTGGTTCTTCCTCAGCGGGGTGGCGAAGTTCACCGAAGCACGGCTTTCACGGGGCTGGTTGCTCGTCCCGCTCACCTGGATAGCGCTGCTGGCGCTACCCGACGGCGGCCCGCTGTGGTCCAAGCTCATGCTGCTGGCCAATTCCTGGCTGGTCGCCCTGCTCTCCCTGCGCGCCAGCTACCTGCTGCGGCCCCACGGCAAGTCCCTGAGCGTGGGTGCGGTGCAGCTGCGCTATGTGATGCTGGTGCATGGCGCCTTCTACCTGGCCAAGGGCGCGACCGTGATCATCCCCGGCACGCTGATCGACCTCGCCGCCTTCCGTGGCGAGATCATCCAGATCTCCCTGGTGGAGGGCGCGATGGCGATCATGCTGATCGCCCTGTCGATGACCGGCACCGAACGCTACCGCCGCGAAAAGCGCATCGCCCGCCTCGCCGCACGCGACCCGCTGACCGCCCTGTACAACCGCCGTGCCCTGGAAATGCGCGCGCCCCGCGTGTTCGAGGAAATCTGCCCCGAGCGCCCCGGCGCGCTGCTGCTGATCGACATCGACAACTTCAAGCAGGTCAACGACCTGCACGGACACACCGCCGGCGACCGCCTGCTGGTGGCGCTCAGCGAGATGATCCGCGCGGCACTCCCCGAGCGGGCCGTGGCGGCGCGCCTGGGTGGCGACGAGTTCGTCATCCTGCTGAGCAATGTCGGCGGCGAACAGGTGATGGCGCTGGCCGACAAGCTGCGCGAGCAGTTCCAGACCACAGCCACGCAGAACTTTGCCACGCCCCAGGCCGTCACCCTGAGCATCGGCGCCAACCTGTTCGACCAGCCGCCGGCCAGCCTCGCCGCGCTGATCGAGCAAGGCGACGCCGCGCTCTATGAATCCAAGCGCGGCGGCCGCGACAGCATCCGCCTGATGGACCGCACGCTGGCTGGCGGCGATCCACTGCGGCTGGGCTGA
- a CDS encoding LysR substrate-binding domain-containing protein, whose protein sequence is MRRLPSLTALRTFESAARHAHFGRAAAELCVTDSAVSHQIRQLEEQLGATLFERQGRQVQPTPQARRLLRSLQQAFELIGTACDELRDPGSQAQLHVAVTVELAQKWLVGRLADFAERYPEIVLHLHEQPLEAPGPAAEIDLAITYGTGPVDASSYFVRPLPTLQFFPVCSPGLFNQSPLKHPRDLARHCLLHDDQDGKSWTAWLTTHASDIRPSRHVYLGHAGLTMEAAVRGQGVAIGDNLTSAEDLASGRLVRPFAAQITSLGQYALVCERLRLEKPAVADFIEWFTEQLVDS, encoded by the coding sequence ATGCGCCGCCTGCCTTCACTTACCGCCCTGCGTACCTTCGAGTCCGCCGCCCGCCACGCGCATTTCGGCCGCGCCGCCGCCGAGCTGTGCGTCACCGACAGTGCGGTCAGCCACCAGATTCGCCAGCTGGAAGAGCAACTGGGGGCGACGCTGTTCGAGCGCCAGGGTCGCCAGGTGCAGCCCACTCCCCAGGCGCGCCGCCTGCTGCGCAGCCTGCAGCAGGCCTTCGAGCTGATCGGCACGGCGTGCGACGAGCTGCGCGACCCCGGATCCCAGGCCCAGCTGCATGTGGCGGTGACGGTCGAGCTGGCGCAGAAGTGGCTGGTGGGCAGGCTGGCGGATTTCGCCGAGCGCTACCCGGAGATCGTCCTGCACCTGCACGAACAGCCGCTGGAGGCTCCGGGGCCGGCGGCGGAGATCGACCTGGCGATCACCTACGGTACCGGCCCGGTAGACGCGAGCAGCTATTTCGTGCGGCCGCTGCCGACCCTGCAGTTCTTCCCGGTGTGCAGCCCCGGCCTGTTCAACCAGTCGCCGCTCAAGCATCCGCGTGACCTGGCGCGGCATTGCCTGCTGCACGACGACCAGGACGGTAAGTCCTGGACTGCCTGGCTGACCACTCATGCCAGCGACATCCGCCCCAGCCGGCACGTCTACCTTGGCCACGCCGGGCTGACCATGGAGGCGGCGGTGCGCGGGCAGGGCGTGGCCATCGGCGACAACCTCACCAGCGCCGAGGACCTGGCCAGCGGCCGGCTGGTCCGGCCCTTCGCCGCGCAGATCACCTCCCTGGGGCAGTACGCCCTCGTCTGCGAGCGCCTGCGCCTGGAGAAGCCGGCGGTGGCGGACTTCATCGAATGGTTTACCGAGCAGCTGGTTGATAGCTGA
- a CDS encoding FecR domain-containing protein — MSAKPGLDHATLESAADWFARLQEAPNDTELHAQWRRWLDQGEAQRLAWSYIERISQRFAGIQQQGPAAHRTLAILRNGKQTRRRLLSQLSVLAGAGVFGWLGWRANPIDSLHAWRAQYRTAIGERRSERLSDGTQLWLNSDSALDVHFDDGRRELVLYAGEVLIETGHGDSRPFQVRTRAGLLQPLGTRFSVRELGPRTQLNVYQGAVRTTLQDSGASLVLKAGQGVIFDAHEAGALTRAEARREAWSRGLLLAEDMPLAQFIEELGGYRRGHLGVDPAVAQLRVMGSFPLADTDQALAQLEDALPVRVQRRFDWWVTVVPRR, encoded by the coding sequence ATGAGCGCAAAACCCGGCCTCGACCACGCCACGCTGGAAAGCGCCGCCGACTGGTTCGCGCGCCTGCAGGAGGCACCCAACGACACCGAGCTGCACGCCCAATGGCGCCGCTGGCTCGACCAGGGCGAGGCGCAGCGCCTGGCCTGGAGCTACATCGAACGGATCAGCCAGCGCTTCGCTGGCATCCAGCAGCAAGGCCCCGCAGCGCACCGGACGCTGGCCATCCTGCGCAACGGCAAGCAGACGCGCCGCCGGCTGCTCAGCCAGCTCAGCGTGCTGGCGGGCGCCGGCGTGTTCGGTTGGCTGGGTTGGCGCGCCAACCCCATCGACAGCCTGCACGCCTGGCGCGCGCAGTACCGCACGGCGATCGGCGAGCGCCGCAGCGAACGGCTGAGCGACGGCACGCAACTCTGGCTCAACAGCGACAGCGCGCTGGACGTGCACTTCGACGACGGCCGCCGCGAGCTGGTGCTGTACGCCGGTGAAGTGTTGATCGAGACCGGGCACGGCGACAGCCGTCCCTTCCAGGTACGCACCCGTGCTGGCCTGCTGCAACCGCTGGGCACGCGCTTCAGCGTGCGCGAGCTCGGCCCTCGCACGCAGCTCAACGTCTACCAGGGCGCCGTGCGCACGACCCTGCAGGACAGCGGCGCCAGCCTCGTCCTCAAGGCGGGCCAGGGCGTCATCTTCGATGCCCACGAGGCCGGTGCGCTGACCCGTGCCGAAGCTCGCCGCGAAGCCTGGAGCCGCGGCCTGCTGCTGGCCGAGGACATGCCCCTGGCGCAGTTCATTGAGGAACTGGGCGGCTACCGGCGTGGGCACCTGGGTGTCGACCCTGCGGTGGCCCAGCTGCGCGTCATGGGCAGCTTCCCGCTGGCCGATACCGACCAGGCCCTGGCGCAGCTCGAAGATGCATTGCCGGTGCGTGTGCAGCGGCGGTTCGACTGGTGGGTGACGGTGGTACCGCGCCGCTAG
- a CDS encoding sigma-70 family RNA polymerase sigma factor, translating to MTRPIACAHRAQVASLYRENHGWIQQWINRRLGNASDAAELAQDVFVRLLAQPREFESDVHARAYLSRISLHLCVDFWRRKQLEKAWLEALAQVPESHWPSQEHQAIILETLGQLQDLLERLPSKVAAAFSLSQLHGLGYREIAEELGVSVRSVTKYIAQAMFQCALLEAELDGVLQ from the coding sequence ATGACACGACCCATCGCCTGCGCCCACCGCGCCCAAGTGGCCAGCCTCTACCGCGAGAACCACGGCTGGATCCAGCAATGGATCAACCGCCGCCTGGGCAACGCCAGCGACGCCGCCGAACTGGCCCAGGACGTGTTCGTACGCCTGCTGGCGCAGCCGCGGGAGTTCGAGAGCGACGTGCACGCCCGCGCCTACCTGAGCCGCATCTCGCTGCACCTGTGCGTCGACTTCTGGCGCCGCAAGCAACTGGAAAAGGCCTGGCTCGAAGCCCTGGCACAGGTGCCGGAAAGCCATTGGCCGTCCCAGGAACACCAGGCGATCATCCTCGAAACTCTCGGCCAGCTGCAGGATCTGCTGGAGCGCCTGCCATCCAAGGTCGCCGCCGCTTTCAGCCTGTCGCAGCTGCATGGCCTGGGCTACCGGGAAATCGCCGAGGAGCTGGGCGTTTCCGTGCGCAGCGTGACCAAGTACATCGCCCAGGCCATGTTCCAGTGCGCCCTGCTCGAAGCGGAACTCGACGGAGTGCTGCAATGA
- a CDS encoding AraC family transcriptional regulator, translating into MLNIPLASVDDVDRAVLAIGTDYPLGTLLQPHSHRRAQFLYGMSGLMEVETEDGAWVIPPYSGVWIPAGKRHRVLMRGVSTRSLYIDPRVPVRDTLLCQALTVSPLLHELLLASVEVPALHDEDGRDGDLLRLLLHELRQAPSLPLFAPLPAHPRLAELCRDFLRAPDIGVTADAWAAELHCSTRTFSRLFRQQTGLSFGAWRQQACLLAAVTRLSAGTPVTRVALELGYDSPSAFSSMFRRSLGVAPSSYQTTAQPAARAP; encoded by the coding sequence ATGCTCAACATTCCCCTTGCCAGCGTCGACGACGTCGACCGCGCCGTACTCGCCATCGGCACCGACTACCCGCTCGGCACCCTGCTCCAGCCGCACTCCCATCGGCGCGCGCAGTTCCTCTATGGCATGAGCGGCCTGATGGAGGTGGAAACCGAGGACGGCGCCTGGGTGATCCCGCCCTACAGCGGCGTGTGGATTCCCGCCGGCAAGCGGCACCGGGTGCTGATGCGCGGCGTCAGCACCCGCAGCCTGTACATCGACCCGCGGGTGCCGGTGCGCGACACGCTGCTGTGCCAGGCGCTGACCGTTTCGCCGCTGCTGCACGAGCTGCTGCTGGCCAGTGTCGAAGTGCCGGCGCTGCACGACGAGGACGGCCGCGACGGCGACCTTCTGCGCCTGCTGCTCCATGAGCTGCGCCAGGCCCCGAGCCTGCCGCTGTTCGCCCCGCTGCCGGCACACCCGCGTCTGGCAGAGCTGTGCCGCGACTTTCTGCGGGCGCCGGACATCGGCGTTACGGCGGATGCCTGGGCCGCCGAGCTGCACTGCAGCACGCGCACCTTCAGCCGCCTGTTCCGCCAGCAGACCGGCCTCTCCTTCGGCGCCTGGCGTCAGCAGGCCTGCCTGCTGGCCGCCGTCACCCGCCTCTCCGCCGGCACGCCCGTCACCCGCGTGGCGCTGGAGCTGGGCTACGACAGTCCGAGCGCCTTCTCCAGCATGTTCCGTCGCAGCCTGGGCGTAGCACCCAGCAGCTACCAGACGACTGCGCAGCCAGCAGCCAGGGCTCCCTGA
- the fabF gene encoding beta-ketoacyl-ACP synthase II, whose product MNKRIVVTGMGAVTPLGCGVELVWDRLLSGKSGIRELPESLVGDLLVRIGGQVPGLEEDPQGGFDPGRVLTPKEQRQVDRFILLALAAAAEALAQAGWQPDTREKQERSATIIGTGTGGFTAIAEGVRLSDSKGPRRLSPFIVPSFLCNLAAGQVSIRHHLKGPLGAPVTACAAGVQAIGDAARMIRAGEADLALCGGAEAALHRVSLAGFVAARALSSGFNANPTCASRPFDGARDGFVMSEGAGLLVIEELEHALARGATPLAELVGYGTSADAHHITSGPEDGDGAQRAMRNALQQAGITPERVGHLNAHATSTPIGDKAELAAIKAVFQGVASPIISATKSSTGHLLGAAGGIEAIFSILALRDQLAPATLNLDNVDPLADGLNIATRAPRALDTEYALSNGFGFGGVNASVLFRRWPN is encoded by the coding sequence ATGAACAAGCGCATCGTCGTCACGGGAATGGGCGCGGTCACCCCGCTGGGGTGCGGCGTGGAGCTGGTCTGGGATCGCCTGTTGTCAGGCAAATCTGGGATCAGGGAGCTGCCGGAATCATTGGTCGGCGATCTGCTGGTGCGTATCGGCGGCCAGGTACCCGGCCTGGAGGAAGATCCCCAGGGAGGATTCGACCCCGGCCGGGTGCTCACGCCCAAGGAGCAGCGCCAGGTGGACCGCTTCATTCTGCTCGCGCTGGCAGCCGCAGCCGAGGCACTGGCGCAGGCCGGATGGCAGCCCGACACGCGGGAGAAGCAGGAGCGCAGCGCTACCATCATCGGGACTGGCACCGGAGGGTTCACGGCCATCGCGGAAGGGGTCCGGCTGTCGGACTCCAAGGGGCCACGGCGGCTGTCGCCGTTCATCGTGCCTTCATTCCTGTGCAACCTGGCAGCCGGCCAGGTCTCCATTCGCCATCACCTGAAGGGCCCGCTGGGGGCGCCGGTCACCGCCTGCGCAGCAGGGGTACAGGCCATTGGTGACGCTGCCCGCATGATCCGCGCCGGTGAGGCCGACCTGGCCCTGTGCGGCGGAGCCGAGGCCGCCCTGCACCGCGTCAGCCTGGCCGGGTTCGTCGCTGCGCGGGCGCTGTCGAGCGGCTTCAATGCCAACCCGACCTGCGCCTCGCGGCCCTTCGACGGAGCGCGGGACGGCTTCGTCATGAGCGAGGGCGCCGGCCTGCTGGTCATCGAAGAACTCGAACACGCCCTGGCGCGGGGAGCGACGCCTTTGGCCGAGCTGGTGGGCTATGGCACCAGCGCGGATGCCCACCACATCACCTCGGGCCCGGAAGACGGCGATGGTGCGCAACGGGCCATGAGAAATGCCCTGCAGCAGGCGGGCATCACCCCGGAGCGGGTCGGGCACCTGAACGCCCATGCCACCTCGACGCCCATCGGCGACAAGGCCGAACTGGCCGCGATCAAGGCGGTTTTCCAGGGAGTGGCTTCGCCGATCATCAGTGCCACCAAGTCGTCCACCGGGCACCTGCTGGGCGCGGCGGGAGGCATCGAAGCGATCTTCAGCATCCTCGCCCTGCGCGATCAACTGGCGCCGGCGACGCTCAACCTGGACAACGTCGATCCCCTGGCCGATGGCTTGAACATCGCCACCCGCGCTCCTCGCGCGCTGGACACCGAGTACGCGCTATCCAACGGCTTCGGTTTTGGCGGTGTCAACGCCAGTGTGCTGTTCCGGCGCTGGCCGAACTAG